The nucleotide window CCAACCGGGCCACCTCGGCTCGTCGCGCTCGACCGTCGTCATCGGAACTCCTCACACAGGGCTTGGATCACCGAAGCCACTTCGGCATCCGTCAACGAGGGATAGATGGGGAGCGATAAGGCCCGAGCATGGGCTTCGTCGCTGACGGAAAATCCTGACGCTCCCAGGTACTGATGGATCGGCCGAAACACAGGTCGCCGGCACTGGACGCCCCGTCCCTCCAGCCGCTGCATGATCCCGTCCAAGGGCCCAGCCGACTCTGGAATCCGCACCACATATCGATAGTAGACATGCGTGCGCCCGTCCGGGACGGCCGGCAACGTGAGCCCCAAGGTGCCGAGCGCCGCCCCGTACCTGGCGGCAATGACCGCCCGCCGCTGCGCGAGCTCGTGAAACCGGTTGACCTGGACGAGACCAAGCGCAGCCTGAAGATCCGTCATCTTGCGGTTGAAGGAACGAGGGTCCAACCGGTCACCTTCATCGTATGTGCGCAGACTCCGCCCTTTTTCCAGTAATCCGGCGTCGTTCGACAGCACCATACCGCCTTCGCCCGCACACAAGAGCTTGGTAGCGTAAAAGGAACAGATGGTCACGCGTCCCACGCTCCCGACCCGCCTGCCTCGCTCAAGAGCCCCCACCGTTTGCGCGCAATCTTCGATCAAGGGAATTCCGCAGGATTCCAGGGCGGTCAGGTCCGCCGGCAAGCCAAACAAATGCGGCACGATAACCGCCCGCGTGCGGGGCGAGAGGGCCTTCCGGACGGCAGCCGGATCGATGTTGCAGGATCGTCGCTCGATCTCCACGAGCTTTGGAATCGCCCCCACTCGGGTCACGGCCAACCAGGGCGCGACGCAGACGTAGGTCGGGAGAAGAACTTCGTCACCGGGACCGATGCCCAGAGCCAGCAGCGCGACTTCCAGTGCGACCGTGCCGGAACTGACGGCGACGCCGCCGCGGACCCCCAGCAACTCCGCTACGGCCCGCTCGAACGCATCGGTTTGCGGCCCCTGAGCCACCTGCCCCGAGGCGAGCACCGAAGCCACGGCCTGGGCTTCAGCCTCGCCGAGGGTGGGACGCGAATGGGGGATCAGCGAAACACCGTGGG belongs to Nitrospirota bacterium and includes:
- a CDS encoding DegT/DnrJ/EryC1/StrS family aminotransferase, with the translated sequence MTHGVSLIPHSRPTLGEAEAQAVASVLASGQVAQGPQTDAFERAVAELLGVRGGVAVSSGTVALEVALLALGIGPGDEVLLPTYVCVAPWLAVTRVGAIPKLVEIERRSCNIDPAAVRKALSPRTRAVIVPHLFGLPADLTALESCGIPLIEDCAQTVGALERGRRVGSVGRVTICSFYATKLLCAGEGGMVLSNDAGLLEKGRSLRTYDEGDRLDPRSFNRKMTDLQAALGLVQVNRFHELAQRRAVIAARYGAALGTLGLTLPAVPDGRTHVYYRYVVRIPESAGPLDGIMQRLEGRGVQCRRPVFRPIHQYLGASGFSVSDEAHARALSLPIYPSLTDAEVASVIQALCEEFR